A region of Flavobacterium indicum GPTSA100-9 = DSM 17447 DNA encodes the following proteins:
- a CDS encoding site-specific integrase: MATIKITQRTKILSNGEYPIFLRITKDRKSKYISLKLSCDISQWNEIKSEFRKSYVNYKQMNAALIEIRNRAEKIISDYLAKGEDITLDEFEALFLNFKLDKKVSVNDFWQEHIDDLNKSGRTGNARFFRDSKTSFFKFLGNKTIYFKDITPLLLDKYEVYLRSNDNIDSGIAVKMRAIRALYNDAIKKGCASKEYYPFITYKISKLKGSSNKRALSIENVHKIINQDLSEHPNLINTRNYFVFSYYTRGMNFNDMMKLKWDDITEDKITYVRGKTKGRFVIKILEPVREILEYYRNQKRPTKYVFPIILKEDLTPIQLENRKEKTLKKFNKDLKQLASLCKIEDKITSYVARHSFATNLKQSGVSTDLISEAMGHQNVSITQAYLKELENDVIDDAMETLLQKVTK; the protein is encoded by the coding sequence ATGGCAACTATAAAAATCACTCAAAGAACTAAAATCTTATCAAATGGAGAATATCCTATATTTTTAAGAATAACCAAAGATAGAAAATCAAAATATATTTCCCTTAAATTATCTTGTGATATTTCTCAATGGAATGAAATTAAGTCTGAATTCAGAAAAAGTTATGTTAATTACAAACAAATGAATGCTGCTTTAATTGAAATTAGAAACAGGGCAGAAAAGATAATATCTGATTATTTAGCTAAAGGAGAGGATATAACATTGGATGAATTTGAGGCTTTGTTTTTGAATTTTAAACTTGACAAAAAAGTTTCAGTAAATGATTTTTGGCAGGAGCATATTGATGATTTAAATAAATCAGGAAGAACAGGTAATGCTCGATTTTTTAGAGATTCCAAAACTAGTTTTTTTAAATTTTTAGGTAATAAAACAATTTACTTCAAAGACATAACTCCACTTTTGTTGGATAAATATGAAGTGTATCTTCGTTCAAATGATAATATTGATAGTGGAATAGCTGTAAAAATGAGAGCTATCAGGGCATTATATAACGACGCAATTAAAAAAGGATGTGCTAGTAAAGAGTATTACCCATTTATAACCTACAAAATATCTAAGTTAAAAGGTTCATCAAATAAAAGAGCATTGAGCATCGAAAATGTTCATAAAATTATAAATCAGGATTTATCAGAACATCCTAATTTGATAAACACTAGGAATTATTTTGTTTTCAGTTATTATACTCGCGGAATGAATTTTAATGACATGATGAAACTGAAATGGGATGATATTACTGAGGACAAAATTACATATGTTAGAGGTAAGACAAAGGGTAGATTTGTTATTAAAATTCTTGAACCAGTTAGAGAAATTCTTGAATATTATAGAAATCAAAAGAGACCAACAAAGTATGTTTTCCCAATAATACTGAAAGAAGACTTAACACCTATTCAATTAGAAAACAGAAAAGAAAAAACACTTAAAAAGTTCAATAAAGATTTAAAACAATTGGCTTCTCTTTGTAAGATAGAAGATAAAATCACAAGTTATGTTGCTAGACATAGTTTTGCCACAAATTTAAAACAAAGTGGTGTTTCTACTGATCTAATTTCTGAAGCAATGGGACATCAAAATGTTTCAATTACGCAAGCTTATTTAAAAGAACTAGAAAATGATGTAATTGATGATGCAATGGAAACACTTTTACAAAAAGTGACAAAGTGA